Proteins encoded together in one Porites lutea chromosome 2, jaPorLute2.1, whole genome shotgun sequence window:
- the LOC140925215 gene encoding uncharacterized protein encodes MRTPISVEERVGLALWRIATGNSFRTCGLQFGYGKSTAKCICEEFEKALARKKDQFIQFPVTREDIQNSIDEFEEKYGIPQIVGAIDGCHIEINAPPRNREDYYNRKQHYSVVLQGIVDSNLKFLHASVGYPGSIHDSRVLRLSGIYDQAESEQILSAPIRDLGGTNIRPLIVGDSAYPLSSWLIKPYQDRGHLPRDERKFNVKLSALRSVVERAFGMLKGRWRIVMKKIEQKVPNVTKATIAACVLHNICISLNDEYDGDESDSDGDDSSDDGGDFEPASDMRNAMKDYVWNNL; translated from the coding sequence ATGCGAACTCCTATAAGTGTAGAAGAACGGGTTGGCTTGGCCTTGTGGCGGATCGCAACAGGTAATTCTTTTAGAACTTGTGGCTTGCAATTTGGATATGGGAAGTCGACCGCAAAATGTATTTGTGAAGAGTTCGAGAAAGCACTCGCTCGAAAAAAAGATCAGTTCATACAATTTCCAGTAACGAGAGAAGACATTCAAAATTCTATCGATGAATTTGAAGAGAAGTATGGCATACCTCAAATCGTAGGTGCAATCGACGGATGTCATATTGAAATCAACGCTCCACCGAGAAATCGTGAAGACTACTACAACCGTAAACAACATTACAGCGTAGTTTTACAAGGTATAGTTGACAGTAACTTGAAATTTCTTCATGCGTCTGTCGGTTACCCTGGGAGTATCCACGATTCCAGAGTCTTGAGACTAAGTGGTATTTACGATCAAGCTGAGAGTGAGCAAATCCTGTCTGCACCAATTAGAGATTTAGGCGGAACTAATATCAGACCTTTGATTGTTGGAGATAGCGCCTACCCTCTTTCCAGTTGGCTAATAAAACCGTACCAGGATAGAGGGCATTTACCAAgggatgaaagaaaattcaatgTAAAGCTTAGTGCACTTCGCTCTGTTGTTGAGCGGGCTTTTGGCATGTTAAAGGGCAGGTGGAGAAttgtaatgaaaaaaattgaacagaaGGTGCCGAATGTAACTAAGGCTACAATTGCAGCCTGTGTATTACATAACATTTGCATTTCATTGAACGACGAATACGATGGCGACGAAAGTGATTCAGATGGGGATGATTCAAGCGATGATGGTGGAGACTTTGAACCAGCAAGTGATATGAGAAATGCAATGAAAGACTATGTGTGGAATAATCTTTAG
- the LOC140927493 gene encoding uncharacterized protein has protein sequence MAFYQQSSEDDLVDLNLMHNVDVRIGAGSERRYVPLRAPSCSFQPIRSDSPNPVFPLQPVQGRFSCSPVLYGHDVHPDEFNNPMMATGRAAASQTQKSEATTKKSSNNRKTVDWTREETEELLQAWGPKFEELKKVSTKERGRIWSEIYNKYKERFTESVRTLPQLKKRIQNLEYEFKNLKVRVKKTGEEGFKKIKQGFPYYDYLDTIIGQRDSVDPSRMQIESTATFSCSSSDSSETSRSRSSESKEVQSDDENSSSSSTSKQEKKTAVEKRKMCEKSGKSSRKVKRRREDRDSDWQERFENMWERSLEQEREGRESTQQIIRESLRSQMEQTNAIMAGFKDIFQNLLK, from the exons ATGGCGTTTTATCAACAGTCATCGGAGGATGATCTCGTCGACTTAAATTTAAT GCACAACGTTGATGTCAGAATTGGTGCTGGAAGCGAAAGGAGATATGTTCCACTAAGAGCTCCTTCTTGTAGTTTTCAACCCATCCGCAGTGATTCGCCGAATCCAGTTTTTCCTCTTCAACCCGTTCAAGGACGGTTTTCTTGTTCACCGGTGCTATACGGTCATGATGTACACCCTGATGAATTTAATAATCCCATGATGGCGACCGGCCGGGCTGCAGCCTCTCAGACACAGAAATCAGAGGCCACTACtaaaaaaagttcaaacaaCCGAAAGACTGTCGATTGGACAAGAGAAGAAACGGAAGAACTACTGCAGGCGTGGGGACCGAAGTTCGAAGAATTGAAGAAGGTTTCGACTAAGGAGCGTGGGAGAATCTGGAGTGAAATATACAACAAGTATAAAGAGCGGTTTACTGAAAGCGTGAGAACCTTGCCTCAGCtcaaaaaaagaattcaaaaccTCGAATACGAATTCAAAAACTTAAAGGTACGAGTTAAAAAGACAGGCGAGGAGGGTTTTAAGAAGATTAAACAGGGTTTCCCCTACTACGATTATTTGGATACAATCATCGGTCAACGAGACAGCGTGGATCCTTCAAGGATGCAAATCGAAAGTACTGCGACGTTTAGCTGTAGTAGTAGTGACTCTTCTGAAACCAGTCGAAGCCGATCTTCTGAAAGTAAGGAAGTGCAAAGTGATGATGAAAATTCTTCAAGTAGCAGCAcctcaaaacaagaaaagaaaaccgccGTTGAAAAGCGAAAAATGTGCGAGAAAAGCGGCAAGTCTTCTCGGAAAGTGAAAAGAAGGCGGGAAGACAGGGACAGCGATTGGCAGGAAAGGTTCGAAAACATGTGGGAAAGAAGTCTCGAGCAAGAAAGAGAAGGCAGGGAAAGCACACAGCAGATCATCAGAGAATCGTTAAGGTCACAAATGGAACAAACTAACGCTATTATGGCTGGATTTAAAGATATTTTCCAGAACTTGTTAAAATAG
- the LOC140927496 gene encoding uncharacterized protein, with translation MAVHLWLRAETKPNERRTHITPERCKDLVQAGFKLTVEKSDQRIFKDEEYASIPGVEMAPLGSWTSAPKGAFIVGLKELLETDDPVTHRHIFYAHAYKNQTGWAELLYRFVRGGGSIYDIEFMCDDTGKCVVPVFSTMAGLCGMAVGVIAWCHQQLNPDVALPSVSAYDNEESMLNFVKSQLQDIAKKRGVAKVFPRILVVGALGRCGKGAIEMLLKMGIPKSNIAEWDIAETRAGGPFPEILQYDIFVNCILLTEKIPPFITKEMLDTDERSLSIVVDISCDASSPNNPLPFYDTCTSFKEPTCRVKLNKSPKPLDVVAIDHFPSLLPRESSTRFADDSTPHLLKLTEVDSYPVWVNAKKMFDLKSAEAEAVLKK, from the exons GTTTTAAGTTGACTGTAGAGAAGTCAGACCAGCGTATCTTCAAGGATGAGGAGTATGCAAG CATTCCTGGTGTGGAGATGGCTCCATTAGGCTCCTGGACAAGTGCTCCTAAAGGTGCATTTATTGTTGGCTTAAAAGAACTCCTGGAAACCGATGATCCAGTCACCCACAGGCATATCTTTTATGCTCATGCGTATAAG AACCAAACTGGATGGGCGGAGCTACTTTACAGGTTTGTCAGAGGAGGGGGAAGCATTTATGACATTGAGTTCATGTGTGATGACACAG GTAAATGTGTGGTTCCTGTGTTTTCTACCATGGCTGGACTGTGTGGAATGGCTGTTGGGGTTATTGCCTGGTGTCACCAACAGTTAAA tcCAGATGTTGCCCTTCCATCAGTTTCAGCCTATGACAATGAAGAAAGCATGCTGAACTTTGTAAAATCTCAACTGCAAGACATCGCTAAGAAGAGAG GGGTGGCTAAAGTTTTTCCTCGGATCCTTGTGGTTGGTGCCTTGGGTCGCTGTGGCAAAGGTGCTATTGAGATGCTTCTGAAAATGGGAATTCCTAA ATCAAATATTGCAGAGTGGGATATAGCTGAAACAAGGGCTGGAGGACCATTTCCAGAGATTCTGCAGTACGACATCTTTGTGAACTGTATATTACTCACTGAG AAAATTCCCCCGTTCATTACCAAGGAAATGTTGGACACAGATGAAAG GTCCCTAAGTATTGTTGTTGACATCAGCTGCGATGCAAGCAGTCCTAACAACCCTCTGCCATTTTACGACACTTGCACATCCTTCAAAGAGCCAACTTGCAGAGTGAAACTAAA CAAGTCACCAAAGCCCTTAGATGTTGTTGCCATTGATCATTTTCCCTCCTTATTGCCGAGAGAAAGTAGCACAAGATTTGCAGATGACTCTACTCCACATTTGCTCAAATTAACTGAG GTTGATTCTTATCCCGTGTGGGTGAATGCCAAGAAAATGTTTgacctaaaatcggcagaagcCGAGGCTgttcttaaaaaataa